Proteins co-encoded in one Fusarium fujikuroi IMI 58289 draft genome, chromosome FFUJ_chr06 genomic window:
- a CDS encoding related to receptor-like protein kinase 5 precursor produces the protein MEDSSQKRMSAIPRLSKLPVPRPTSGIPKPASALPRPTSVVRPSPSRESLGGGELRNPRLRPSMSRDQLRTGQPDLQQRAQRLRPAVSREHLNTGTRRTSLITKPTHLSPAKPMAQRIPSTPHRSMERQDDIIEEQSTTPPYDPPGEAMGVQFDGNIFPRQLTLTRRPSETFATSPLYDPANNIFDPNQSRPRTASTDEDDKPDTLRARSRKPRPSLSERTIETLASIPSSPAMIKSSNFFDQGRSSSRPRSRADSGGSRPGSSYASDASVRIYRTESRPGSSSEQSDLGYSSFRGSASAFRKPLTPIDGTPQKRSSVAGSKTPNARAGASKPAPFSDARSPSPGKPTMMSPKGSQSMALRPAKSRAPVQGLFKKPSLPALGKASLNGTSNRRVSVNSASTASWDGTIPSAGSSHNTSLTADSAEPGTPPSARKSSAALREQIAKAKAAKRAQMKQAAEIETHLEEEAPIVPSDSGFDFGVNHDDPFNTRKGEDPKKKVLQNRVNSARTTGRLNIAALHLKEIPVEVLKMYDLESIGTFDGSWAESVDLTRFVAADNEFEELDDFIFPDSNPSSFDEAQASQGNIFAGLETLDMHGNLLVNVPLGFRRLTCLTSLNLSNNRLTNNSLDTLSQVTSLRDLKLANNLFYGPLNPVLSSLNELEILDVHGNNISALPPKVENMSRLRILNLSENSFESLPFDSIATLPITELNIRKNKLKGTLIEEPIGCLPQLRTLDASANQLQRLVPLGASIDLPVLHSLSLSMNRLQGLPDMTTWTSLLTLSVEENNISGIPNSFMGLEKLRHADFSSNDIRVIPPEVSRMDNLSMIRLSGNPLRDKKFLSITTEDLKEVLAGRLEPPPPYQEPASQVGILDVLADVKGPNNTQSNPDAMFDENDRSDDDFATPPQSPNRSRSHTVSSHRSRSHTLSNQTWPVKPGGILDRSQTQSSSLHPVVCSKVAAEHRVRQIFLQNNLFATLPNSLSFFAETLTALSVSHNQMVGEAYLTEELELPALRELNLASNHITGLGALVQFLHAPSLEKIDVTMNRLNALPTNLKESFPVLNVLLASNNHIVDLEPDMIKGLKIVDVSNNDIAHLNPRIGLLGGPGGLERFEVVGNRFRVPRWNVIERGTDATLRWLRGRVPVADMASWQGDDDEPEVD, from the exons ATGGAGGATTCCTCCCAGAAGCGCATGAGCGCTATTCCGCGACTCTCGAAGTTACCTGTACCAAGACCAACTTCAGGAATCCCAAAGCCAGCATCGGCTCTACCAAGGCCTACATCAGTTGTTCGTCCCTCGCCATCAAGGGAGAGTCTAGGCGGTGGTGAGCTACGGAATCCTCGGCTTCGTCCTTCGATGTCGAGAGATCAATTACGAACTGGTCAACCAGATCTCCAACAGCGAGCGCAAAGACTGCGACCTGCTGTTTCCAGAGAACATCTCAACACTGGAACAAGACGCACATCGCTCATCACAAAACCTACACATCTATCACCAGCGAAGCCTATGGCCCAACGGATTCCTTCGACGCCGCATCGATCGATGGAGCGACAAGATGATATTATTGAGGAACAATCTACAACACCCCCATATGATCCTCCAGGAGAAGCCATGGGTGTTCAATTCGATGGAAACATCTTCCCTCGTCAATTGACCCTTACAAGGAGACCATCAGAGACTTTCGCAACTTCACCGTTGTATGATCCtgccaacaacatcttcgaCCCAAACCAATCAAGACCACGAACCGCTTCgaccgacgaggatgatAAACCCGATACATTGAGGGCTCGCTCTCGTAAGCCAAGACCCTCTCTGAGCGAGAGGACCATCGAGACTCTTGCTTCTATTCCCTCTTCTCCTGCCATGATCAAGTCGTCAAACTTCTTCGACCAAGGACGATCAAGTTCACGTCCGCGTTCAAGGGCAGATAGCGGTGGTTCTAGACCAGGCTCTAGCTATGCTTCAGATGCTTCTGTTAGGATTTACAGGACAGAGAGTCGGCCTGGCTCTAGTTCAGAACAGTCCGATCTCGGTTACAGCAGCTTTCGAGGTTCCGCAAGTGCCTTCAGAAAGCCCCTGACTCCCATCGATGGCACTCCTCAGAAGCGGTCATCAGTGGCCGGAAGCAAGACTCCCAATGCTCGAGCAGGAGCCTCCAAGCCAGCTCCTTTCTCTGACGCGAGAAGCCCCAGCCCTGGTAAGCCTACCATGATGTCTCCCAAGGGCTCGCAGTCTATGGCTTTGCGACCTGCCAAGTCAAGGGCTCCCGTACAGGGTTTGTTCAAGAAGCCTTCACTTCCTGCCCTTGGTAAAGCTTCTCTTAATGGAACTTCAAACCGTCGCGTGTCTGTCAACTCTGCCTCCACTGCATCCTGGGATGGCACAATCCCTTCAGCTGGCAGTTCTCACAATACGTCGCTGACAGCCGATTCGGCCGAGCCTGGAACACCACCATCCGCCCGCAAGTCCTCGGCCGCTCTGCGCGAGCAGattgccaaggccaaggctgcgaAACGGGCACAGATGAAGCAAGCAGCTGAGATCGAAACACACCTAGAAGAGGAAGCACCAATTGTCCCTTCGGATAGTGGCTTCGACTTTGGTGTGAACCATGATGATCCTTTTAATACCCGCAAGGGCGAAgatcccaagaagaaggttctCCAGAATCGCGTCAATTCTGCAAGGACAACTGGAAGACTCAACATTGCGGCTTTGCACTTGAAGGAAATTCCTGTGGAGGTTCTCAAGATGTACGATCTGGAGAGCATTGGTACCTTTGACGGAAGCTGGGCAGAGAGTGTTGACTTGACGCGCTTTGTTGCTGCGGATAACGAGTTCGAAGAATTGGATGACTTCATCTTCCCTGACAGCAATCCCTCTTCGTTCGACGAGGCACAGGCTAGTCAAGGAAACATCTTTGCCGGTCTCGAGACCTTGGATATGCATGGCAATCTCCTCGTCAATGTCCCCTTGGGATTTCGGCGGCTGACTTGCCTGACCTCTTTGAACTTG TCAAACAATCGCCTCACGAATAACAGCCTGGACACCCTCTCACAAGTCACCTCTCTACGCGACTTGAAGCTTGCAAACAATCTATTCTATGGCCCCCTCAACCCCGTGCTATCAAGTCTGAATGAGTTAGAAATCCTTGACGTGCATGGTAACAACATCTCTGCACTACCCCCCAAGGTCGAAAACATGTCGCGTCTTCGTATTCTTAACTTGAGCGAAAACAGCTTCGAGTCTCTACCTTTCGATAGCATTGCCACACTTCCCATTACCGAGCTGAACATCAGGAAGAACAAGCTTAAGGGCACTCTGATCGAGGAGCCCATCGGCTGCCTGCCTCAGCTGCGCACATTGGACGCCTCTGCAAACCAGCTGCAAAGACTGGTGCCCTTAGGTGCCTCGATCGACCTGCCAGTTCTgcattctctttctctctctatGAACCGACTTCAAGGACTTCCAGACATGACGACCTGGACAAGTCTTCTGACGCTCTCAGTCGAAGAAAACAACATCTCTGGAATTCCTAACAGTTTCATGGGTCTCGAGAAACTTCGTCATGCTGATTTCTCTAGCAACGACATCAGAGTGATCCCTCCCGAGGTGTCTCGCATGGACAACTTGTCTATGATTCGACTCAGCGGCAACCCTCTTCGTGACAAGAAGTTCCTCTCCATCACCACCGAAGATCTGAAGGAAGTTCTTGCTGGCCGCCTTGAACCACCACCTCCCTACCAAGagccagcttctcaagtcgGCATCCTAGATGTGCTGGCTGATGTCAAGGGTCCTAACAATACGCAATCGAACCCTGACGCAATGTTTGATGAAAATGACAGGTCAGATGATGATTTCGCTACACCTCCCCAAAGCCCTAATCGTTCCCGATCTCACACTGTATCAAGCCACCGCTCTCGATCGCACACGTTGTCGAACCAGACTTGGCCCGTCAAGCCTGGCGGTATCCTAGATCGATCCCAAACCCAGTCTTCATCACTCCATCCCGTCGTTTGCTCTAAAGTCGCTGCCGAGCACCGTGTCCGACAAATCTTCCTCCAAAACAACCTTTTTGCTACCCTACCCAACTCGCTTAGCTTTTTTGCCGAAACATTGACTGCCCTGTCTGTGTCTCACAACCAGATGGTTGGCGAGGCGTATCTGACGGAGGAATTGGAACTCCCGGCTTTGAGGGAACTTAACTTGGCATCGAATCACATTACTGGTCTTGGAGCGCTTGTGCAGTTCTTGCATGCACCAagtcttgagaagattgacgTGACGATGAATCGCCTCAACGCTCTCCCAACAAATCTGAAGGAGTCTTTCCCCGTTCTGAACGTCTTGCTGGCGAGTAACAACCACATCGTTGATCTCGAACCAGATATGATCAAGGGTCTCAAGATCGTCGACGTGAGCAACAACGACATCGCCCATCTGAATCCCCGTATTGGTCTTCTCGGCGGTCCCGGCGGACTCGAGCGCTTTGAGGTTGTAGGCAATCGATTTAGGGTTCCGCGGTGGAACGTGATTGAGCGAGGCACAGATGCCACACTGCGGTGGCTCAGGGGTCGTGTGCCGGTCGCTGATATGGCTTCATGGCagggagatgatgacgagccTGAGGTGGATTGA
- a CDS encoding IPL1-Ser/thr protein kinase, which translates to MDIDQTVFYLSSRNRYASEIIKHPDNSNRTCQDPKDPKKLCLRIGLDQESKSPPFLVSFGRRDQNDVILGKGFPNAQCYFDFNNESGELLLHDISEACDTQLQEIESINNDYEDEDGDGETKEKLGFPQISKTRRRCVVLLGPDLYHDRIEWHFQIRNARFRLIPGPTQLIKELQVKGSLALEPHSTSPKQGSDKVIRFRKLKPLGSGSQGEVHEVVDLDTGTHYACKLVDVMKGATEWKNHTGKFYRARVIWEVEMVRNLMHPHIVPYTHVRELVASPNIQIFMPVYEGNLYNLLEEPRVDGKEGVRDIISQMLYQMLQALDFVHSRNPQIIHRDIKPPNILYRGNNFFLTDFGIAKAVDTSNTVVGTPNYMAPEVREKREQTSKVDIWGLGVTVVACLENPKDFEEEGSRTDGEKWYEYLQKSLSQHHSSSLTSMVSVDPDGRPAADELLRQHWPTGATLSSAAAPLSPQPRGTITPILMDWVRTVPETQPARPVKRKRSSYDAQLPPPKRFRKA; encoded by the exons ATGGATATTGATCAGACGGTTTTCTATCTCTCCTCAAGGAACCGCTACGCTTCGGAGATCATCAAACATCCTGACAATAGCAACCGAACATGCCAGGACCCTAAAGACCCGAAGAAGCTATGCCTGCGAATTGGATTGGATCAAGAGTCCAAGAGTCCACCATTTCTCGTCAGCTTCGGCAGACGAGACCAGAACGATGTGATCCTTGGTAAAGGCTTTCCGAATGCTCAGTGCTATTTCGATTTTAATAACGAAAGTGGAGAGCTTCTGCTCCACGACATATCGGAAGCTTGTGATACGCAACTCCAGGAGATCGAAAGTATAAACAACGActatgaagacgaagatgggGATGGAGAGACAAAGGAGAAGCTAGGCTTCCCCCAAATATCGAAGACCCGTCGGCGATGTGTCGTGCTTCTCGGGCCTGACTTATATCACGATCGCATCGAGTGGCACTTCCAGATCCGTAACGCTAGGTTTCGGTTGATACCAGGACCAACACAACTGATAAAGGAACTGCAAGTCAAGGGGTCGCTAGCTCTTGAACCCCATAGTACCTCGCCCAAGCAGGGAAGTGATAAGGTGATCCGATTTAGAAAGCTCAAACCACTTGGAAGTGGCAGCCAAGGTGAAGTGCACGAGGTTGTCGACCTGGATACTGGTACGCACTACGCTTGCAAACTCGTCGACGTGATGAAAGGGGCAACTGAATGGAAGAATCATACCGGGAAATTTTATCGGGCAAGAGTGATATGGGAGGTAGAAATGGTCCGGAATCTGATGCAT CCTCACATCGTGCCGTACACACACGTCCGGGAATTGGTGGCCAGCCCCAACATCCAGATCTTCATGCCTGTATATGAGGGCAACCTCTACAATCTATTGGAAGAGCCCAGAGTCGATGGGAAAGAGGGGGTGCGAGATATAATCAGCCAGATGCTATACCAGATGCTCCAGGCACTGGATTTCGTTCATTCTCGCAACCCACAAATCATACATCGAGACATTAAGCCTCCAAATATCCTGTACCGCGGCAACAACTTCTTTTTGACAGACTTCGGGATCGCAAAAGCTGTCGATACATCAAATACTGTCGTTGGAACGCCAAATTATATGGCACCTGAAGTTagggagaagagggagcAGACGTCCAAAGTTGACATATGGGGGCTCGGCGTGACGGTGGTGGCGTGTTTAGAGAACCCAAAAGAttttgaggaagaaggaagtcGTACGGATGGGGAGAAGTGGTACGAGTACCTCCAGAAGAGTTTGAGCCAACAtcactcttcttctctcacatCTATGGTCAGCGTCGACCCGGATGGACGTCCAGCGGCTGACGAGCTACTACGGCAACACTGGCCGACAGGTGCCACCTTGAgttcagcagcagcgccgCTTTCGCCACAGCCTAGGGGAACGATAACGCCTATCCTCATGGACTGGGTGCGAACGGTACCAGAAACACAGCCTGCGAGGCCTGTCAAGCGTAAGAGGTCATCGTATGATGCACAGTTGCCGCCACCGAAACGGTTTCGTAAGGCATAG
- a CDS encoding related to neutral proteinase, protein MKLLAGLALASMAVAAPLVDKRAPTPLNVELKMQGNSKVKAVITNNGKSNLKLLKVGTFLDTAPVERAQVFSAEKKTVPFDGVRIALDTTQLDETAFQNIPSGNSYEVEFDIAEFHDLSAGGKFSVLSSGALSFAQENSTELIGSVPFYSNRLDAEVDGPQAFSVRTAFHQKRAQVQSDCSGSKLQVTQAALSNCARQASAAQEAASNGPAAKVEEYFKNSDAATRSTVADVFAKIAAECGSTNAGDTRYYCTDVYGACQNGVLAYTVPGGNYMAYCDLYFERLPATTSTCHAQDQGNTNLHEMTHLNQIKGTSDYGGYGYNFIQSLTAEQNINHADTYALFANAVSLGC, encoded by the exons ATGAAGCTGCttgctggtcttgctctCGCCTCCATGGCTGTCGCTGCGCCCCTGGTGGATAAGCGCGCCCCTACTCCCTTGAAtgtcgagttgaagatgcagGGGAACTCAAAGGTCAAGGCTGTTATCACCAACAATGGGAAGAGCAActtgaagctcctcaaggtTGGAACATTCCTTGATACGGCTCCTGTTGAGAGGGCTCAGGTCTTTTCTGCTG AGAAAAAGACTGTCCCCTTTGACGGTGTTCGCATCGCCCTCGACACCACCCAGCTGGATGAGACCGCCTTCCAGAACATCCCCTCCGGCAACTCCTACGAAGTCGAGTTCGACATCGCCGAGTTCCACGATCTTTCCGCCGGCGGCAAGTTCAGCGTTCTCTCATCCGGCGCCCTCTCCTTCGCCCAGGAGAACTCCACCGAGTTGATCGGCTCAGTCCCCTTCTACTCCAACCGTCTCGACGCCGAAGTCGACGGTCCCCAGGCCTTCTCCGTCCGCACCGCTTTCCACCAGAAGCGCGCTCAAGTCCAGAGTGACTGCTCTGGCAGCAAGCTCCAGGTCACTCAAGCTGCTCTGTCGAACTGTGCTAGACAGGCTTCAGCTGCTCAGGAGGCTGCTTCCAACGGCCCGGCTGCCAAGGTGGAGGAGTACTTTAAGAACTCTGACGCTGCGACTCGCTCGACTGTCGCTGATGTCTTTGCCAAGATCGCTGCTGAGTGTGGGTCGACCAACGCTGGAGATACTCGATACTACTGTACCGATGTTTACGGCGCGTGCCAGAACGGTGTTCTTGCGTATACTGTTCCCGGCGGAAACTACATGGCCTATTGCGATCTCTACTTTGAGCGTCTTCCTGCCACCACTTCGACTTGCCATGCTCAGGATCAGGGCAACACCAACTTGCACGAGATGACCCATCTTAACCAGATCAAGGGAACCTCTGACTATGGTGGTTACGGATATAACTTCATCCAGAGTTTGACTGCTGAGCAAAACATCAACCACGCTGATACTTATGCTCTTTTCGCCAATGCTGTTAGTCTGGGATGCTAG
- a CDS encoding probable acetyl-CoA C-acyltransferase precursor, with protein sequence MSARLHKGLQGVLAKSPSDTVILSAVRTPICRSYKGQLKDAYPEELLASVLKATLKAHPEAPVDDVAVGVVLSELGGSKAARMALNHVGFKNTTSLYTVNRACSSSLQAIAAVSAQIQTGMIDTGIAAGMESMTRNYGSRAIPVDVWPELKTSPNRHAQDCIMPMGLTSENVAERYGISRADQDAMAVESHRRAARARKEGRFAEEIVPVETRFQEVDKQGNKVGEEKRITVTADDGIREGVSIEALAKLKPAFKPDGASTAGNSSQVSDGAAATLLMRRSTATALGLQDRIIGKFVSAVTVGCDPDEMGIGPALAIPKLLDQAGLKTEDVSRWEINEAFASQALHCVRELGLEDAWAKEKVNPDGGAIALGHPLGATGARMTSTLLHGLKRDGGEVGVVSMCVGTGMGMAGLFVRE encoded by the coding sequence ATGTCGGCCCGTCTTCACAAAGGCCTTCAAGGCGTTCTCGCCAAATCCCCTTCCGACACCGTGATCCTCTCCGCCGTCCGCACTCCCATCTGCCGCTCTTACAAGGGCCAGCTCAAGGACGCATACCCCGAGGAGCTCCTTGCCAGCGTCCTCAAAGCCACTCTCAAAGCACACCCCGAGGCCCCCGTCGACGATGTAGCAGTCGGCGTGGTGCTCTCCGAGCTCGGCGGCTCCAAGGCAGCGCGCATGGCTCTCAACCACGTCGGCTTCAAGAACACCACCAGCTTGTACACCGTGAACCGCGCGTGCTCTAGTTCGCTGCAGGCCATCGCTGCTGTGTCGGCGCAGATCCAGACGGGCATGATCGACACAGGTATCGCGGCTGGCATGGAGAGCATGACGAGGAATTACGGAAGCAGAGCTATTCCTGTAGATGTGTGGCCGGAGCTGAAGACCTCGCCCAACCGTCATGCGCAGGATTGTATTATGCCTATGGGTTTGACGTCAGAGAACGTTGCGGAGCGATATGGTATTTCGAGAGCGGATCAGGACGCTATGGCTGTTGAGTCGCACCGTCGTGCTGCGCGTGCGAGAAAGGAGGGCCGTTTCGCAGAGGAGATTGTGCCTGTTGAGACGAGATTCCAGGAGGTTGATAAGCAGGGTAACAAGGTTGGCGAGGAGAAGCGCATCACTGtcactgctgatgatggtatTCGTGAGGGTGTTAGCATTGAGGCTCTGGCTAAGCTCAAGCCTGCTTTCAAGCCCGACGGTGCTTCAACAGCTGGAAACTCAAGCCAAGTCTCCGACGGTGCTGCTGCCACTCTCCTTATGCGCCGAAGCACAGCCACCGCCCTCGGTCTTCAAGACCGCATCATTGGAAAATTCGTCTCAGCCGTGACAGTCGGTTGCGATCCCGATGAGATGGGCATCGGCCCCGCCCTGGCCATCcccaagctccttgaccaaGCCGGTCTCAAGACAGAGGATGTGTCACGATGGGAGATCAACGAGGCGTTTGCCAGTCAAGCACTGCACTGTGTGAGGGAGTTGGGACTTGAGGATGCGTGGGCGAAGGAGAAGGTCAACCCTGACGGAGGAGCTATTGCGCTGGGACATCCTCTTGGAGCTACAGGAGCGAGAATGACGAGTACGCTTTTGCATGGACTTAAGAGGGATGGTGGTGAGGTTGGTGTTGTGAGTATGTGTGTTGGTACGGGTATGGGTATGGCTGGGCTGTTTGTTCGGGAGTAG